Sequence from the Thermoanaerobaculia bacterium genome:
AGCGCAGGTCGAGAACGTCGCGGGCGTGAAGCGCTATTTACGTGCCGCGAAGCTTCTCTTCCTCAGCCTCTCCGAGAAGCTCTCGCCACGCCGCCGGCTGCTCTTCGGGATCGCGATCCTCGCCGCCGTCGTCGGGATCATCGACCCGCAGATCAGCTGGGTGGACGGGGATCGTCACGGCAGTCTCGGCGGATCGAGTCTCTTCTTCGTAGTCGCGATCGTGCTGCTGCTCCTCCTGCTGGCCTTCGAGATGGTCGACCGCGTCCTGGTGCGCGACGAGATCCAGATTGCCCGCCAGCTCCAGCGCGAGCTGCTGCCCAAGGCGAGCCCCGATCTGCCGGGCTACGCCTTTGCCCATTCGTCGCGCACCGCCAACGACATCGGCGGCGACTACTACCAGTTTCAGCGCCTGCCCGACGGCCGGATGGCGATCGTCGTCGCCGACGCCAGCGGCCACGGCATGGCGGCGGGGCTGCTGATGGCGATCGCCGACGCGACCCTGCATATCGCGCTCGAGCTCGATCCGACGCCTGTCGCCGTCTCGACCCTGCTGCAGCGCGCCATCTGGCGCACCGGCGACCGGCGCTCGTTCCTCACTCTCTTCTACGCCCTGCTCGACCCGGCGACCGGCGACGTCGAGTACGTCTGTGCCGGCCATCCTTTCCCGCTGCTCCGGCGAGCCGACGGCACCATCGAAGAGCCCGCCCTGGGATCGTTCCCCCTCGGCATGCGCGAGACGGTGAAACCGGCCAGCGGGCGGCTCCATCTTGCGCCCGGCGACCTCCTGCTGTTGTTCAGCGACGGACTCTTCGAGGGCGTCGATCGCTCCGGGCAGGCCTTCGGCTTCGATCGCCTCCGTGCAGCGCTCGCCGCCGGCGGCGCCGCGGTGCGGTCGCACGACGCGATCCTCGCCGCATTCGAACGCCATGTCGGCGGAGAGCCGCTCGCCGACGACCTGACGGTCGTCGTCGTCGAGCGACTCCCCCTGGGGAGCGAATCGCAGTAGATTCAGCTGGATCATGAACGCTCTCGTCGCCCGCCTGCGCACCTCGGAACGGGCCTGGAGCGGGGCGCTCTTTTGCGGACTCTGCCTGGTGCTGGTTTCGGGCAGCCCGACCGGCGCGGTGCCGGCAAGTCTCCTCGCTCAGGCCGAAGCCGCCGCGCTCGGGACCCTCCTCGCTCTCTGGGTGGCGCGCGCGACGGGGCTGCGGCGGCACGGCCTGGCGATGGCGCTCGCTGCCCTGTTCACCACTCCGCTGCTGCCCTACGCCTTCGTTCCCGGCGAGATCAGACCGGCGCTCCTCCTCTTCGCAGCGGGCTTTCTCGCCATCGGCCCGACGCGGTTGCGCTCGCCGGCCCGCGACCTCGGGCTCCTCCTCGCCTCGTCCGGCATCCTCCTGCTCGCTCCCAGCGGCCGCCTTCTCCTGCCCGTGCTCTTGTGGCTGGCCTGGTGCGCCGCCGAACGCCGCGGCACGGAGCGGCGCGTCGATCCGAAGCCCGGCTTTTACGCCGTGGCCGCGATCCTCGCAGGGCTCGCCCTTGTGGGGGCATGGAGGCTCGATCGGGGACCGATCGCGTTCGCCGGTTCCCCGATCGAGTGGCTGATCCATGTCCACGGCTTCCTCCTGTCGCTCAACAAAGGCCTGGTCCTGTTTGCACCTCTGGTGCTCATCGGGCTCTGGCGGGCGTTTCGCGGCGCCGTCACCGATCGCCGGACCGGCCGCTTCGCGCTCTTTGCCGCCGCCAGCCTGATCGTGCCGTTCGCCGGACTCGA
This genomic interval carries:
- a CDS encoding serine/threonine-protein phosphatase, with protein sequence MRRQQTQAKRPSAWTRTETFLLNYTRGLSGEELRRLFDRDAKGAYSVLMRDREAQVENVAGVKRYLRAAKLLFLSLSEKLSPRRRLLFGIAILAAVVGIIDPQISWVDGDRHGSLGGSSLFFVVAIVLLLLLLAFEMVDRVLVRDEIQIARQLQRELLPKASPDLPGYAFAHSSRTANDIGGDYYQFQRLPDGRMAIVVADASGHGMAAGLLMAIADATLHIALELDPTPVAVSTLLQRAIWRTGDRRSFLTLFYALLDPATGDVEYVCAGHPFPLLRRADGTIEEPALGSFPLGMRETVKPASGRLHLAPGDLLLLFSDGLFEGVDRSGQAFGFDRLRAALAAGGAAVRSHDAILAAFERHVGGEPLADDLTVVVVERLPLGSESQ